The following coding sequences lie in one Synechococcus sp. CC9902 genomic window:
- a CDS encoding RidA family protein has translation MPNQAITTTAAPAPVGPYNQAVLAGGWLYCSGQIPLDPATGVMVGDGDVAAETHQVLKNLKAVLSEAGASAEQVVRTTVFLADLADFGTVNAIYAEMFGDGVSPARACVQVAALPKGARVEIDCVAWMG, from the coding sequence ATGCCGAATCAAGCCATCACCACCACAGCGGCTCCAGCGCCCGTTGGCCCCTACAACCAAGCTGTCTTAGCTGGAGGATGGTTGTACTGCTCAGGACAGATCCCTCTTGACCCAGCCACAGGGGTCATGGTGGGAGATGGCGATGTTGCGGCCGAGACCCATCAGGTTTTAAAAAATTTAAAAGCCGTACTAAGCGAAGCTGGAGCGTCTGCGGAACAGGTGGTGCGCACCACCGTCTTTCTGGCTGATCTCGCCGATTTTGGAACGGTCAACGCCATCTATGCGGAGATGTTTGGTGACGGAGTTAGCCCAGCCCGAGCCTGTGTTCAAGTTGCAGCGCTTCCGAAAGGTGCACGGGTCGAAATCGATTGCGTCGCATGGATGGGATGA
- a CDS encoding DUF3136 domain-containing protein, translated as MPQAKLTIGELEAGYPMYCKALRRLLQQGKSAKEIERTVCWGHLETLNRCLPTRYKSPSYLLALIRRDIEKPESSR; from the coding sequence ATGCCTCAGGCAAAACTCACCATCGGCGAACTCGAGGCGGGCTATCCCATGTACTGCAAGGCATTAAGGCGCTTGCTACAACAGGGAAAATCAGCCAAAGAAATTGAACGCACAGTGTGTTGGGGTCATCTCGAAACCCTGAATCGCTGCCTACCGACCCGTTACAAATCCCCCTCATACCTACTGGCACTGATTCGCCGCGATATTGAAAAACCTGAATCGTCCCGTTAA
- a CDS encoding putative 2OG-Fe(II) oxygenase → MEVVDLFPRSILKGELPTPLLKELLALGAQVLKNPEGNPDASLKLAGQLTQQRELKPGQPGVRSLIGDHLLPGCERWIRHVIDRQPPQGRGPWGAGNYQLKLIDLWLNCQIAGDYNPTHTHGGSFSGVIFLKTPPQITANSFDGQLCFHGPEEWHLQSFRTGMAHYVLPVPGEFYIFPAWQPHSVMPFRGDGERWSLAFNATAIPGPPRPQATGNISLSNQRPMVQGF, encoded by the coding sequence ATGGAAGTTGTTGATCTTTTCCCACGTTCCATTCTCAAGGGTGAGTTGCCAACTCCCCTGCTGAAGGAGCTTTTGGCATTGGGGGCCCAGGTGTTGAAAAACCCGGAGGGCAATCCTGATGCGTCCTTGAAACTGGCCGGTCAGCTCACGCAACAGCGGGAGCTGAAACCTGGGCAACCAGGTGTGCGGAGCTTGATCGGAGATCACCTTTTACCCGGATGCGAGCGCTGGATCCGCCATGTCATCGACCGTCAGCCACCCCAAGGTCGTGGACCATGGGGTGCTGGGAACTACCAGCTAAAGCTCATTGATCTTTGGTTGAATTGCCAAATTGCTGGGGACTACAACCCCACCCATACCCACGGCGGCAGCTTCTCGGGGGTGATTTTCTTAAAAACTCCCCCCCAGATCACTGCCAACAGTTTTGACGGACAACTGTGTTTTCACGGTCCTGAAGAGTGGCATTTGCAGTCGTTCCGTACAGGTATGGCCCATTACGTCCTCCCTGTACCTGGAGAGTTTTATATCTTTCCTGCTTGGCAACCTCATTCCGTGATGCCTTTTCGTGGAGACGGTGAACGGTGGTCCTTGGCCTTCAATGCAACAGCCATTCCTGGTCCACCAAGACCACAAGCCACGGGAAATATCTCCTTGTCCAATCAACGACCCATGGTGCAGGGTTTTTAA
- a CDS encoding Fur family transcriptional regulator has product MSPSSAQNPEDGSLEDGLHQGGRRLTPQRKRVLELFELRGAGCHLSAEEVHQQLVNLKLKVSLATVYRTLRLLADMGFLQELELSEGGRRFELADDDHRDHHHVVCIRCGRTEEFESESILAAGAEAAEKLNFKLIESSLNVRAICTDCQT; this is encoded by the coding sequence GTGTCGCCGTCTTCAGCACAAAATCCTGAGGACGGATCCCTCGAAGATGGTTTGCATCAAGGCGGACGGCGCCTCACCCCCCAGCGCAAAAGGGTGCTGGAACTTTTTGAACTGCGCGGTGCCGGCTGCCACCTCAGCGCTGAGGAGGTGCATCAGCAACTGGTGAATCTCAAACTCAAAGTGTCCCTAGCCACGGTGTATCGAACCCTCCGTCTGCTCGCAGACATGGGGTTTCTGCAAGAGCTGGAACTCAGTGAGGGGGGACGCCGATTTGAATTAGCCGACGATGACCACAGAGACCACCACCACGTGGTTTGTATCCGCTGTGGACGCACCGAAGAATTTGAGAGTGAGTCAATTCTTGCCGCTGGGGCAGAAGCAGCAGAAAAATTGAACTTCAAATTGATTGAATCAAGCCTGAATGTCAGAGCCATCTGCACTGACTGTCAGACCTGA
- a CDS encoding DUF3721 domain-containing protein, which yields MVSLRLMISACALVLLGAAVNAQNDQPKQAMFKTEAEAQAAAPGFGCEGSHRMGEMWMVCANHTDANSHHGH from the coding sequence ATGGTGTCTCTCCGACTGATGATCAGTGCCTGCGCTTTGGTGCTCCTCGGTGCAGCCGTGAATGCCCAGAACGATCAGCCCAAGCAGGCAATGTTTAAAACCGAAGCTGAGGCTCAAGCTGCCGCCCCAGGGTTTGGTTGTGAGGGTTCCCATCGCATGGGTGAGATGTGGATGGTTTGCGCGAATCACACCGATGCCAATTCACATCACGGACATTGA
- the arsS gene encoding arsenosugar biosynthesis radical SAM (seleno)protein ArsS (Some members of this family are selenoproteins.), translating to MTVSPALFPPLQRVALTTLQVNLGYRCNQSCAHCHVNAGPTRTEMMEAELLELIPLVLRRHRIGCLDLTGGAPELHPGFRKLVAEVRSAGIAVIDRCNLTILNEPGHGDLAEFLAEQGVAVTASLPCYTADNVDRQRGDGVFDRSLQGLHQLNALGYGSGDPERQLDLVYNPLGAALPPPQATLEADYKRELARLGIRFDRLLTLANMPIQRFARQLELKGELDDYWQVLEQAHNPTNLETVMCRQLVSVDWEGSLYDCDFNQQLSLPRPGVIRHLRDLLEVEVDLSGDSIHTGRHCFGCTAGAGSSCGGALQA from the coding sequence TTGACCGTCAGCCCTGCACTGTTTCCTCCACTGCAACGGGTTGCTTTGACCACACTCCAGGTCAACTTGGGCTATCGCTGCAATCAAAGCTGTGCCCATTGCCACGTCAATGCGGGGCCTACCCGCACCGAAATGATGGAGGCGGAGCTGTTAGAGCTCATCCCTTTGGTGCTTCGTCGGCATCGCATTGGCTGTTTAGACCTCACCGGCGGGGCTCCGGAATTACACCCTGGCTTTCGGAAGCTGGTGGCCGAGGTGCGCTCGGCTGGGATAGCGGTGATCGACCGCTGCAATCTCACGATCCTGAATGAACCCGGCCACGGAGACCTTGCTGAATTTTTGGCGGAGCAGGGTGTTGCCGTGACGGCATCTTTGCCCTGCTACACCGCAGACAACGTTGATCGTCAACGCGGTGATGGTGTCTTCGATCGGAGTCTTCAGGGCCTCCATCAACTCAATGCTCTGGGCTACGGCAGTGGCGATCCAGAACGGCAACTTGATTTGGTGTACAACCCGCTTGGCGCGGCACTCCCTCCACCCCAAGCCACTTTGGAAGCCGATTACAAGCGAGAGCTAGCCCGACTCGGCATTCGATTTGATCGACTACTCACGTTGGCCAACATGCCGATCCAGCGCTTTGCCCGACAACTGGAACTGAAGGGTGAATTGGATGACTATTGGCAAGTGCTCGAGCAGGCGCACAATCCCACCAACCTTGAGACGGTGATGTGTCGCCAGCTTGTGAGTGTTGATTGGGAGGGTTCGCTTTATGACTGCGACTTCAACCAACAGCTGTCATTGCCTCGCCCAGGCGTGATCCGTCACTTGCGTGACCTTCTTGAAGTTGAGGTTGACCTCAGTGGCGATTCAATTCACACCGGACGCCATTGTTTCGGCTGTACGGCTGGTGCCGGATCAAGCTGTGGCGGTGCTCTTCAAGCCTGA
- a CDS encoding DUF3764 family protein has translation METHVLTFTITKPFSEWVKTYDASSPLQKMAGISSLYRGVSPDDPTKICAVMQAKPGVMAQFMEDHKDTIAASGHVLESTVDQVFVDA, from the coding sequence ATGGAAACCCATGTGCTCACATTCACCATCACGAAACCATTCAGCGAATGGGTGAAGACCTACGACGCATCAAGTCCGCTCCAAAAAATGGCTGGCATTTCATCGCTATATCGCGGGGTGAGTCCGGATGACCCCACCAAAATTTGTGCTGTGATGCAGGCCAAACCCGGTGTCATGGCCCAATTTATGGAAGATCACAAAGACACGATTGCCGCCTCGGGGCACGTCCTGGAGAGCACGGTTGATCAGGTTTTTGTGGATGCCTAA
- a CDS encoding TIGR02450 family Trp-rich protein — protein MAWVAAKAWTSQRAVGGYRHFQLVTQGGKGDQRWVELSAVLDPAHRERVLWRDLNDAKHWCSGWQQIVENDDDVVNHQHDVKSAEAVE, from the coding sequence ATGGCGTGGGTTGCAGCGAAGGCTTGGACGAGCCAACGGGCCGTTGGGGGATATCGCCATTTTCAGCTCGTGACCCAAGGCGGCAAGGGGGATCAGCGCTGGGTCGAGCTATCGGCTGTTCTTGACCCTGCCCATCGGGAACGTGTTCTGTGGCGTGACCTCAACGATGCCAAGCACTGGTGCAGTGGTTGGCAGCAGATTGTTGAAAACGACGATGACGTTGTTAACCATCAACACGACGTTAAATCTGCTGAGGCTGTGGAGTGA
- the stpA gene encoding glucosylglycerol 3-phosphatase, translating into MQRLSPDQLLQELCGVEDLLIVQDLDGVCMQLVNDPLTRQMDGAYVMAAGQLGDTFAVLTNGEHEGRRGVNRLVEQALSADHDPAQAGLYLRGLAAGGVQFQDRYGQLSHPGVSEAEIAFLAAAPLRMEALLKDGLPEIFPLHSLEQIAQLAHAAVLDTQVSPTVNLNGIFAAIPEDVEKQRMMQTLLQRLMETLLADAEKQGLEGSFFLHVAPNLGRNADGMERLKPAVKGDVGTTDIQFMLSGSIKEAGLLVLLNQYMARRYGEVPFGDDFNVRVAPQTHDALLKLVQDRIPAERMPLLVGVGDTVTSNPSTDGATWLRGGSDRGFLTLLQALGSWSGRENRVVVVDSSHGEVDRPSLSDPALRGISDPEDPLRLDVLMTAGPKQYINWFCQLAAQRSSSPATI; encoded by the coding sequence GTGCAGCGCCTCAGCCCCGATCAACTGTTGCAGGAGCTCTGTGGTGTTGAGGATCTTTTGATCGTTCAAGACCTTGATGGGGTCTGTATGCAGCTGGTGAATGATCCACTCACACGGCAGATGGATGGGGCCTATGTGATGGCAGCGGGTCAGCTGGGGGATACCTTTGCAGTGCTCACCAATGGTGAGCACGAGGGGCGCCGGGGCGTGAATCGACTCGTGGAACAGGCCCTCAGTGCAGACCATGATCCGGCTCAAGCCGGGTTGTACTTGCGCGGACTCGCGGCCGGTGGTGTCCAATTTCAGGACCGTTATGGCCAGCTCAGTCATCCGGGGGTGAGTGAGGCCGAGATCGCGTTTTTGGCCGCGGCTCCCTTACGGATGGAAGCGTTGCTGAAAGACGGCTTGCCGGAGATCTTTCCCCTGCACTCGTTGGAGCAAATCGCTCAGCTTGCCCATGCAGCCGTCTTGGATACCCAGGTGTCTCCGACGGTGAATCTCAATGGAATCTTTGCTGCGATTCCAGAGGATGTCGAGAAGCAGCGGATGATGCAGACCCTGCTCCAGCGCTTGATGGAAACGCTGCTGGCCGATGCGGAGAAGCAGGGCCTTGAGGGTTCATTTTTTCTGCACGTAGCTCCCAACCTTGGACGCAATGCCGATGGTATGGAACGTCTTAAGCCTGCGGTGAAGGGTGATGTGGGCACCACTGATATTCAGTTCATGCTGAGTGGTTCGATCAAAGAGGCCGGCTTGTTGGTGCTGCTGAATCAATACATGGCCCGACGTTATGGGGAGGTGCCCTTTGGTGATGATTTCAATGTTCGCGTTGCTCCACAGACCCATGACGCGTTGTTGAAGCTTGTGCAGGATCGAATACCCGCGGAGCGGATGCCATTGCTTGTGGGGGTGGGTGACACGGTTACCTCCAATCCTTCTACCGACGGCGCCACCTGGTTGCGGGGTGGAAGCGATCGTGGGTTTTTAACCCTGCTCCAAGCGTTGGGATCCTGGAGCGGGAGAGAAAACCGCGTGGTTGTCGTTGACAGCAGTCATGGTGAAGTCGATCGCCCAAGCCTCTCTGACCCTGCCCTTAGGGGTATTTCAGATCCTGAAGACCCGCTAAGGCTCGATGTGTTGATGACGGCAGGGCCAAAGCAATACATCAACTGGTTCTGCCAATTGGCTGCTCAACGCTCGTCAAGTCCTGCCACGATCTAG